From one Haloferax marinisediminis genomic stretch:
- a CDS encoding DUF7571 family protein encodes MKPCHRCQAVVDEYILDKQLEPLRDLTVDEFNICADCATIVADACVECGGGVYVPRTESTTPDYCPACRSDLIRRTGHDPGWHCDAVSP; translated from the coding sequence ATGAAACCGTGTCACCGTTGTCAGGCGGTCGTCGACGAGTACATCCTGGATAAACAACTCGAACCCTTGCGCGACCTCACAGTTGACGAATTCAACATCTGTGCGGACTGTGCGACAATCGTTGCTGATGCGTGTGTGGAGTGTGGCGGCGGCGTGTACGTCCCTCGTACCGAATCAACCACTCCTGACTACTGTCCCGCATGTCGGTCCGACCTCATACGCCGTACCGGCCACGACCCCGGTTGGCACTGTGATGCTGTGTCTCCCTGA